The sequence ACCTGAGAAGGTCCTCGGAGAGGTCTTTAATATCGGTACAGGAAGAAGTATATCTGTTCTTGAGATAGCAAAACTTGTAATCAATCATTTTGATAAATGTTCAGATTGTCTGACTTATATACCTGAACGATACGGTCAGGTCCAGAACCATATCTCCTCAACAGATAAGGCTGAGAGATTACTTGGCTTTAAAGCATCCATGCCCATTGAAGACGGCCTCAGGAGAACAATTGACTGGTATGTTAAAAACAGAAAGATATGGGAAAAACAGATTCCCTTAAGAAGGGTACCTCTTAGGCTCAGGGATGGAAGCGTGGTGTGGTATTAGAAATTAAAAATTCCTGTTATTATTACAATCTATCCTGAATTCGTCTCCGTCCACGCGTGTACCTGTATTCCCGAATGCCCTCGCCCTGAAACAGGGAGTCTGGGTATTGCCATTGATATCTATATTTGCTTCAATACAATAACTGAAGTTAAGATTACTACCTGGTTTAAATCCTGGTAACACCGCCTGAATAGCAGGTATATTGTTTCTATCCTTTGCGCAAGTTCCAAGATTCCCGGTATACACTCCATTGTCAGCAAAATACTGCTCTTCAAGAAGTCTCAGGGTCTCAAGATTTGTAAATGCCTCTGTCCTCGCAGCACGCTTCTGCTGGCCAATGTAGGCAGGGATTCCTATCATAGCAAGAATGCTAAGTATGGCAAGCACTATTAATAATTCCATAAGTGTGAGTCCTTTGCTCTTCATCTTTCTACCTCCTTTTTCTTTTCAAGTTCTTCTATCTTCTTTTTTATAACTTCGTTATCAGGCATTCTTTTAAGAGCATATTTATAGGCTTTAATAGCATCGTCCAGCCTGTTCAGTTTCGTAAAAATTTCTCCAAGACTCATAAGATAGCGAGGGTTATATTCATGATTCATAGCTCCAACTGTAGTCTTGACAATTAAGTAGTTTACAAGTTCATCAAAACTTTTTTTATGCTTATCTATTACCTTTTTATGTTCAGGAATGTTTCTCACAAATATAACACTTCTTAAGTCTATATATACTGGAATCCAGTTCTCCTCTTGCATTAATTTAAAAAATAGTTTAGGAACTGTTCCAAAGGTATCAAGCTCAAAAATAATAAAATTGATTTTATAATAGTCAAGCAATCTTTTCCAAAGCGGTATTTTATCCTTCGGTAAGGCTGATTTATAAAGGGAATCAAGACCTTCAAAAATCCATCCATATTCAGCCATGACTGTAAGATTTAATCCCCTTGAGTCAATAAAAGTTTTATATTCAGGATAAAGTCTCCAGCTTAAGTATCCTCCCGAGGCATAACTATTTAACATATTATTTTTTAAATTATTCTGCTTAATGAACTCAGCAGCACCGGCAACAGAAACATCGGGAATCCACAAATATTTAAACGAAAATCTGATTTTTCCAAAGCCAATGACAAAAAGGCTAATAGAAAGCAAAATCGCCGAAATTAGGGCCACATCTAAAAAAGTTTTTTTCTTTTTTAATAAAGTTACTTTATCTTCAATTGAGCTTAACCATCTATTAAACTCAATGGCAAATATTAGTGACCCGATTAGAGAAAAATAAATAGAAAATCTCATTGCTTTTAAACTTACTATGCCTAAAAAAAGAAGTATTAAAAAATAAGAAAAATCAAATCTTAAATTCCTGAGAATTAATACAAAGGCACAAAGAAAAAGCAATATTAAATGACCATAATCTGGCCTCATAAGTTTAATTTTTGATATATTTTCAAATGGAGGAACGTATTCCTGAATACCCTTAATAAAGGGAAAATACTCAGGAGAAAAGGTTATAAAAAAACTATTGAAACCAGTTGGATTTAATCCGGACACAATAATTGAAAACAGACCGACCCCGTAGAGAGTTAAAATATCTTTTTCCGAAAGATTTGTTCTTTTAAATAGAAACTTAAGGCCTTCACTTATAAGAAACAATACAATAATTACATCTCCAAGAATAAAACCTCCGTGACAATTGGCCCAGAATAATAAGATAATCGGCAGGACATAAAAAATTTTATTTTTTTTCCATAGATAAAGATCAATAATGATAAAAGTTACAAGGCTAAAAAAGATAGTAAAAAGCACAGGCCTTTCACCAGTGAATTTTAATAATGATAGAAAAGAAAGACCAAGTGCCAAAAAAATTATAAAAAGATTAATCTTGCGATAATAGAGATAGAAAAATATTAAAATTAGACATGACAGTAGTATTAAATTCCTCAATATCACAATACCTGCCGGACCCATGTTTTCATAAATAAGATAAAAAAAGACCTGGGCCAACCAGTATTGCTTAAGTATAAAACTCTCTCTTTCAGGATAGAGGTTTTTATTTTCTGAGAATTCACTCGTGAAGGAAAGGGGATCAGATGCGGGAAGGGCTTTATTTTCATAAATATATCTTCCGGTTGAGATATGCCACCAGAAATCATAATCCCATAGAGGAACTGAAAAAAAGGATAAGATTGTAATAATAAAAAAAGTTATTATCGTAACAAGATAAAAATATCTGGCAGGGTATTGAACCCTGCCAGATAAAACCAGCTCTGACATATCAGTCTGAATAAATAGACTTCTTTGTAAGGGTTCCACCCTTCAGGTCTTTTGCAACTATATCAATTCTATAAGGAGCACTGTTTGGCTGAGCTACTGTAATAACACCAGCACTTGCTGCATTCTCTGTAGCATCAAGGTCAGCGCCAGCAGTAGTTGCTACCCATAGACTCGAGGTTGGGTCCCATGGTGATCTTTCAGATGCAAGGGCCCATTTTGCGCTCACATACGCACTTGCAAGATTACCTCCACCTAGTAAGCTACCAAGTTCTGAATTGTTATAATCACCTGTATCAATCTGGCCATTACCATTTGAATCAACCTCTCTTAAACTTATCTGTGAACCTCCTAAACCTTTCAGGGCTGAATTTAGCCAAGCCTGAAGTTCTGGCTCTGCTGATGAAGCTGCCCTCGTAACAGCTCCTTTTTTTGCCCTCTCCTGCATACCAAGATATCCAGGAATTGCTATTGCTGCCAGTATGCCGATAATAGCAACAACGATCAGGAGCTCAATTAGTGTAAAACCTTTTTCTCCTTTTTTCATCCTTGAAACTGTCTTAAACATATACTCTCTCCTTTCTTAAATAATCCTGCTGGCAAAGCCAGCAATCTCTTTAACCTGGTTATAATCTAAATCACTTCTCTTTCCTTTTATCACCCCCCTTTTTATTGCTGCATCTCTTTAAGCAACATCTGTGCCAGCATGCTGTTATGAAAAGTATTTGATTCTCTAAATATTTTTATTTTTTAAAAAAATCTGCATGACAATTTTTGTCAGGTAAGGTATTATTTACGTCAGTTGCTCCTACTTTTTACACCTCGTAGGTGGAAAATTTTTTTCAATCTCCTTTAATTGGCCATAAATCTTAGACTCAATATTTGATACTCTGTCTTATCTATGCTTTTCAATTATAAAATGTTATTGTAAGCGTGCTTGCATAGTTTGACAGCTATTAGAACACTCTGATACCATAATGCCATGAAAATAAGTCAGAAGTTATTGCCTCAATACAAATATGATGATTACAAACACTGGGAGGGTGACTGGGAGCTTATAAATGGAATACCCTTTGCGATGGCACCATCTCCTCTGTCCATCCATCAGTATGCAGTTACTCAGTTGATAATTCAAATAGGACAGCAATTAGAAAGATGTCCTCATAAATGTTATATCTTTTCTGTACTTGACTGGATTATTCAAGAGGATACAGTTGTAAGACCTGATCTTGTAGTGATATGCAGTAAGGTTGAAGATTATATTAAGATCACGCCAGAGGTAATCTTTGAAGTTGTCCCAAAACAGACCGCCTTAAAGGACGAAAAAATAAAAAAGGAACTCTACGAATCTGAAGGAGTACCTTATTATGTACTTATCTATCCTGAATTTAAAAAGGTCAGGATATTTAAGATTAAAGATGGAAAGTACAGTAAAGTTGCAGATTGTGTGAATGAAAGTTTTGAATTTGAGATGAAATGTAGATTTACGGTTGATTTCAAAAAGGTATGGTTAAGGTAAAGATTCGATCCCCCAAATTCCCTCAGCAATATATTTAAAACGCAGGGCATCCTCAAACATATTAATGTTGTTAAACATCACATAATAAGTCTTATCTTCAGAGCAGAGTGTATAAAGCCTTTTGAGGTCCTGCTCTGTATATTTATATCTCAGACCTTCTATGCCGTGAAGTCTATAATAGGTGATATTGCCGTAAAGGGATCTCTCCCTAAAGGGATCTACAGTGTGGACAAGATTTAGTTCCTCACAGATGGTCTTTATCTCATTAGAGCTCCACTGCCCCCTTGGTTCCCAGGCAAGTATAAAATTAGTGCTTATGATATTTTTAAAAAATCTTTTCATGTTATTTTTATTTTCCTCTGATGGAATGAAACTGGCCGGGCACTGGAATACTATCACCTCTGCTTTGAGAATCTTTGCTATCTCCAGCGTCTTTTGCCAGGCAGTCATGACCTCATCAGTAGGTTTGAAAGAGCCATAGTATTGCTTTTTCTTTTCAGGTATCTCTATTTTCAATCTTCTGTATGTAGGGCTTTTGGGTTCATGGGTTATTAGCTGCCATGCCTTGAGTGTAAATTCAAAATCCTCTGGAGCATCTCTTCTCCACTTTTCCGCAAGAGCTGGTTCTGGCATCTGGTAAAAGGTCTCCTGAAGTTCTACTACCTTAAAGGATTCAAAATATCTTTTCCTTGATACAGGAAAACCACAACATCCGACCTTGATCATTTTCTTAATTTAAGGTTAATAAAACTTTTTCACCAAAGAGGTTATGTCAATGACTGGCTTTCTTTTCACAAGAGGCCCTTCTTTTAGAACAGGATTCCGTTCCTCAAAAAGAGGTCTGTTATTTTTATATATTATACCGATAGGTATCCTTTCACCCCATTCAAGGGATTTCTGAAAGGCAAGGTATCTGTCATAGGGATTGTAGTCTACAGGAAGTTTATAAATCCTCTGCCTGTACCATTCATAGGTAT comes from Thermodesulfovibrionales bacterium and encodes:
- a CDS encoding DUF72 domain-containing protein — its product is MIKVGCCGFPVSRKRYFESFKVVELQETFYQMPEPALAEKWRRDAPEDFEFTLKAWQLITHEPKSPTYRRLKIEIPEKKKQYYGSFKPTDEVMTAWQKTLEIAKILKAEVIVFQCPASFIPSEENKNNMKRFFKNIISTNFILAWEPRGQWSSNEIKTICEELNLVHTVDPFRERSLYGNITYYRLHGIEGLRYKYTEQDLKRLYTLCSEDKTYYVMFNNINMFEDALRFKYIAEGIWGIESLP
- a CDS encoding tetratricopeptide repeat protein, with the protein product MSGLNPTGFNSFFITFSPEYFPFIKGIQEYVPPFENISKIKLMRPDYGHLILLFLCAFVLILRNLRFDFSYFLILLFLGIVSLKAMRFSIYFSLIGSLIFAIEFNRWLSSIEDKVTLLKKKKTFLDVALISAILLSISLFVIGFGKIRFSFKYLWIPDVSVAGAAEFIKQNNLKNNMLNSYASGGYLSWRLYPEYKTFIDSRGLNLTVMAEYGWIFEGLDSLYKSALPKDKIPLWKRLLDYYKINFIIFELDTFGTVPKLFFKLMQEENWIPVYIDLRSVIFVRNIPEHKKVIDKHKKSFDELVNYLIVKTTVGAMNHEYNPRYLMSLGEIFTKLNRLDDAIKAYKYALKRMPDNEVIKKKIEELEKKKEVER
- a CDS encoding prepilin-type N-terminal cleavage/methylation domain-containing protein yields the protein MKSKGLTLMELLIVLAILSILAMIGIPAYIGQQKRAARTEAFTNLETLRLLEEQYFADNGVYTGNLGTCAKDRNNIPAIQAVLPGFKPGSNLNFSYCIEANIDINGNTQTPCFRARAFGNTGTRVDGDEFRIDCNNNRNF
- a CDS encoding Uma2 family endonuclease; amino-acid sequence: MKISQKLLPQYKYDDYKHWEGDWELINGIPFAMAPSPLSIHQYAVTQLIIQIGQQLERCPHKCYIFSVLDWIIQEDTVVRPDLVVICSKVEDYIKITPEVIFEVVPKQTALKDEKIKKELYESEGVPYYVLIYPEFKKVRIFKIKDGKYSKVADCVNESFEFEMKCRFTVDFKKVWLR